The genomic region CTAATTTGAATCATCTTGAAGCGCAAGAACTTGTACAACAGGTCATGGTGAAATTGTGGACGAAACTCCCCGAGTTTAAACTGGATGTAAACAAGCGTTTCCGCAGCTGGTTATGCCAGGTGACTAGAAACACGGTGATGGATCATTTTCGGGTCATACAACGTCGTGAAAAAAGGCTTGAAAAGGCTTATGATAGTGAGCACTGGGCCTATTACCGAGAAGATAGTTTGCCAGAATTTGAGGCTCTTGCCGAAAAGGAATGGGAAAATTACTTAGTAAATATGGCTTTACAGAATTTGAAGAATAAAGTTTCTGAAAAAATGTTTAATGTTTTTCTAGAGTTACAAAAGGGGAAACTTCACAAGCAGATTTGCGAAGAAATGGAGATGCCACTCAACTCTGTCTATGTTTATCAAAAGCGGATGATGGCTAAAATCAAAGAAGAAGTGAGTCGTTTAAGCCAGGAATTAAGCTAGCATTTTATTTGGAAATGAAGTGCAAGTGCAGTAAGCTCTATTTAAATTCAATGATTAAATGAGGGAAGTCTGCGTAATTTAAATAGTTGTAAGCGCCCTTTGAGATAGTGACTTTTTTAAGCTTGGGCAGGTATAAGATATCGTGAAATAAGTCGATATTGGTGTTTTCTAAATTGATTTCTCTTGCCCTGATATACTTAAACTCACTAGAGTGAAGGATATTGGTGTTGTTGAGATTGAGCTTATTAATTTCAAGGCCATTTAAAGCAATCAGATAACGGGTTTTTTGAGTTTTTGAAAGATCGATATTTAACTTACTACCATCGTAATTAATTGATATTTCACTTTCATTAATGAGTCTATTGGAGCGCTTAATCAGCCTTTTTAAGATAATTTTTTTGAGTTCATTAGAATCTGAGTTTTGAATAAAATAAAGGCAGAGCATTTGCTCAAGCTCAATATAATTCAGGTCGTCGGTGAGCTCAAATAGACTTTTTTCATTGAGAGCAGAGCTATCTTTAAATTTCTCGAGAGTTTTAAAAAAGTGACTCGTATAGGGCTGCAAGTTTTCCAGTTTTATATAGTCATAGGCTTTTTTGTATTCTTGCCTAATAAAATAGAGTTCCGCAAGTAGCACTTTTGCGGGAGTATAATTTTTATCTCGTTTAATTGTAAGCAAAATTTGTTCATGGGATTTATTAAATTCACCAGTTCTCATCAGGCTTAGGGCTTTTTCATAAAGCGCTGGAGCGGCTTCAATACTGGCCATGGAAGCGACTATTTTCTCCTGTTTATAAAGCCTTAAAGCCTCTATGGCTTTTTCTTCATTTTTCATGGCGAGTAGAGCATTGGATTCGGCGAGTATTTTTTGCTCGAGGGCATTCCCTTCACTGAGCTTGAGTTGGTAAATGAAAATGAGGCATATAAATAGAAACGAGAGTGAAAGGCTAGTCAAAACTTTATGCCGTTTGAAGAGTAAGCTTGTGAGTATCAAAAAGCTGGCATTTTCAGCTCCCGTGGCAAAGCCCTCGCGCCATTTCAGGATTTCACGGCGAAGTTCTTTCACAGACTCGTAACGTAGCGCTTTATTTTTGTTGAGTGCTTTCATGGCAACAGCAGCAAGACTGGGAGGAATTCTGAATTGTGGATTGCGGACTTCGCTAAGTTCAGTTACGGGCTCATTGAGGGTTTGTTGGAGA from Lentisphaera profundi harbors:
- a CDS encoding serine/threonine-protein kinase, which translates into the protein MPKKISNEEFYQDLIEVDDFIKNDNSSDQLCPILESIHSCTQRYENNQSIDCGGSKKISSVLDNMTSRQIALAELINTDDPELSERFFSEIFLTSSLEHPNIIPVYDAGLNEERKPFFTMKLVEGENLEQLMKKHPEDFSLQQAIDIFLKICDAIEYAHSKNIIHLDIKPANIRMGKYGEVLVCDWGIAKILTDDDEHEQDPSSLDPNIINDVTLDGFIKGSPGYLAPEQIDSSLGNKDFQSDIYALGGILYFLLSFHPPHAHDDVNECLQQTLNEPVTELSEVRNPQFRIPPSLAAVAMKALNKNKALRYESVKELRREILKWREGFATGAENASFLILTSLLFKRHKVLTSLSLSFLFICLIFIYQLKLSEGNALEQKILAESNALLAMKNEEKAIEALRLYKQEKIVASMASIEAAPALYEKALSLMRTGEFNKSHEQILLTIKRDKNYTPAKVLLAELYFIRQEYKKAYDYIKLENLQPYTSHFFKTLEKFKDSSALNEKSLFELTDDLNYIELEQMLCLYFIQNSDSNELKKIILKRLIKRSNRLINESEISINYDGSKLNIDLSKTQKTRYLIALNGLEINKLNLNNTNILHSSEFKYIRAREINLENTNIDLFHDILYLPKLKKVTISKGAYNYLNYADFPHLIIEFK
- a CDS encoding RNA polymerase sigma factor, encoding MGQESLHTRHTLLQKICDRHDDKAWEDFVYYYEKYIYLICRRTNLNHLEAQELVQQVMVKLWTKLPEFKLDVNKRFRSWLCQVTRNTVMDHFRVIQRREKRLEKAYDSEHWAYYREDSLPEFEALAEKEWENYLVNMALQNLKNKVSEKMFNVFLELQKGKLHKQICEEMEMPLNSVYVYQKRMMAKIKEEVSRLSQELS